The proteins below are encoded in one region of Silene latifolia isolate original U9 population chromosome 2, ASM4854445v1, whole genome shotgun sequence:
- the LOC141644170 gene encoding GATA transcription factor 8-like, with amino-acid sequence MRNMVETNIMEEIDGGNFFDQIDDLLEFPTDGVDSGIFDSGVVDCTAFPPVWSDDSTGFSAGHSHSASDLSAELSVPYEDIVQLEWLSTFVEDSFSGAGLTIEKPQPSFSDNNNNNNNNNNNNTNNSFRNPFQTSSPISVLESSSNSACSRGNPLSVSHEKRARSKRPRPATFTPRASMQLISPMSVPVARIPGQPAPVTSAESYASYKSVYQQNKKRKIKILPPSGANGLDVTSHVQNQNQNPNGGPVRKCKHCEITKTPQWRAGPMGPKTLCNACGVRYKSGRLYPEYRPAASPTFIPALHSNSHKKVLEMRGCGTMEAAPPSREVELIRKTDLAGSDFAI; translated from the exons ATGAGGAACATGGTTGAGACAAACATTATGGAGGAAATTGATGGTGGAAATTTCTTTGACCAAATTGATGACCTTCTTGAATTTCCTACCGACGGCGTTGACTCCGGGATTTTTGACTCCGGTGTTGTTGATTGTACCGCTTTTCCACCGGTTTGGTCTGATGATTCGACCGGTTTTTCTGCTGGGCATAGTCATAGTGCCTCAGACCTTTCGGCTGAACTTTCTGTTCCG TATGAAGATATCGTTCAGTTGGAATGGCTATCGACATTTGTGGAGGATTCATTCTCCGGTGCAGGCCTAACAATAGAGAAACCTCAGCCATCTTTctccgacaacaacaacaacaacaacaacaacaacaacaacaatacgaaCAATTCTTTCAGAAACCCGTTTCAGACATCTAGTCCGATTTCAGTACTTGAGAGCAGTAGTAATAGTGCTTGTTCTAGAGGCAACCCACTTTCTGTCAGTCATGAAAAGCGTGCCAGGAGTAAACGTCCTCGTCCTGCAACTTTCACCCCTCGTGCATCAATGCAGCTCATCTCACCAATGTCGGTCCCAGTTGCTCGAATTCCTGGGCAGCCTGCCCCGGTCACCTCAGCTGAGTCTTATGCCTCCTATAAGAGTGTATACCAGCAGAACAAAAAGCGGAAGATCAAAATTCTACCACCTTCAGGTGCAAACGGCTTGGACGTAACAAGCCACGTCCAGAATCAGAATCAGAATCCAAATGGCGGGCCAGTCAGGAAATGTAAGCATTGCGAAATAACGAAAACACCACAATGGAGGGCAGGACCAATGGGACCTAAAACCCTTTGCAACGCTTGTGGGGTTCGCTATAAATCAGGCCGACTTTACCCAGAGTACCGCCCTGCAGCAAGTCCAACATTCATTCCTGCACTGCATTCCAACTCTCACAAAAAAGTTCTAGAGATGAGAGGTTGTGGGACTATGGAAGCTGCACCACCAAGCCGGGAAGTCGAGTTAATCCGGAAAACCGACCTCGCAGGGTCAGATTTTGCAATCTAG